A stretch of the Simiduia curdlanivorans genome encodes the following:
- a CDS encoding hemerythrin domain-containing protein, translating to MFGFISDFFTGRSAPQEAPKLAEAPKPGTTSIPYDPNLIAALEADHSKLVELYGKMWDEGFDKKNYVKLSRILGEFKSLFQGHLLKENVRFYVYLEQSLGGDKHTLAVVKEFRSDMNDIANAVIGFCKRYGKGQFTAAMELQFKKDYTAIGEALTRRVQSEERDLYSLYQA from the coding sequence ATGTTTGGATTTATTTCTGATTTTTTCACAGGTCGCAGCGCGCCCCAAGAAGCACCAAAACTTGCCGAAGCACCAAAACCGGGCACCACGTCTATTCCTTACGACCCAAACTTGATTGCTGCACTTGAAGCCGACCACTCAAAGCTTGTCGAACTTTATGGAAAAATGTGGGATGAAGGCTTCGACAAAAAGAATTACGTCAAACTATCTCGAATTCTGGGAGAATTTAAATCCCTCTTTCAAGGTCACCTGCTTAAAGAAAATGTAAGATTTTACGTTTACCTTGAACAATCATTGGGTGGCGATAAGCATACTCTAGCCGTGGTTAAGGAATTTCGATCAGACATGAATGATATCGCCAATGCGGTAATCGGCTTTTGCAAGCGCTACGGCAAAGGGCAATTTACCGCGGCTATGGAGTTGCAGTTTAAGAAAGATTATACCGCTATTGGCGAAGCCTTAACCCGTCGAGTTCAATCGGAAGAGCGCGACCTATATTCACTCTATCAAGCGTAG
- a CDS encoding FAD-dependent oxidoreductase, whose product MENANQLRPTAQPSGRPKASGSQTDCTNIIVVGTGPVGIRAARMLKGQNPCHNILVFGEETSAPYNRVQLSLYLYGEISRDALTLPTKTELEDDIEYHFGKKVVAINKEDRLIVDQYGQSYFYDKLILATGSKAVFPAILGNTLTNTFTFRTLEDTDNLLARKKHGHGVYIIGSGPLGIEAAIGMKTRDNRVYLQARNYLLDPSLDRKAQEILGDSLQTAGIYVIEGDNTESILGTDHVIGVELSSGRIIECDTVVFCTGVTANKALADGAELATNKGILVNDVMQTSDPYIYAVGECSEHEGRTYGLVAPGFEQVTAMSTHVAGNALPYTGSNTNIKLKFGSQSSALIGKVTDADCETFVYANRLKGIYRKLFLHNQVLVGYIYIGNWIELAQLQQAYAACTRIKTKSLEQFEQTGVLWDDPKPTHIKDQPEEYIVCLCENVTRGALTKAMESGNRTIDSLCSATNAGVTCGSCKPLLAEMLDAPTQNLVMRHYKSIYWYSILAIALMVATVLLNPIGIGESSQVNWQLEKLWFDNFWKQVSGYSLLLLSLLAAGISIRKRWKKLNVGHLDDWRYVHSIIGVIALVMLMIHTGMRLGHNMNFVLMVVFLSATLTGSLVGVFMARNHHWTDLKLREHRAWWSRVHYTLLWMLPALLSYHILAVYYF is encoded by the coding sequence ATGGAAAACGCAAACCAACTTCGGCCTACAGCACAGCCTAGCGGTCGACCCAAAGCCTCGGGCAGTCAAACTGATTGCACCAACATCATTGTTGTTGGCACCGGGCCCGTCGGTATTCGTGCCGCCCGAATGCTAAAGGGGCAAAACCCTTGTCACAACATTTTGGTTTTCGGCGAAGAAACGTCTGCACCCTATAACCGCGTTCAACTATCCCTCTATTTATACGGCGAAATTTCGCGGGACGCGCTCACACTTCCCACTAAAACTGAACTCGAAGACGACATCGAATACCATTTCGGCAAGAAGGTCGTTGCCATCAATAAAGAAGATCGCCTGATTGTCGACCAATATGGCCAGAGCTATTTCTACGACAAGCTCATACTCGCCACAGGCTCCAAAGCGGTTTTCCCAGCTATACTCGGGAACACCTTAACCAACACCTTTACCTTCAGAACGCTCGAAGACACAGACAACTTATTAGCCCGAAAAAAGCACGGGCACGGCGTCTACATTATTGGCTCTGGCCCTCTCGGTATCGAAGCCGCCATCGGCATGAAAACCCGCGACAACCGCGTTTATCTACAGGCAAGAAATTACCTATTGGACCCCTCCTTGGATCGAAAAGCGCAAGAGATTCTCGGAGACAGCCTACAAACCGCCGGCATTTATGTCATCGAAGGCGATAACACAGAAAGTATTCTCGGCACCGACCACGTTATCGGTGTAGAGCTGAGCAGCGGCCGAATTATCGAATGCGATACCGTAGTATTTTGCACCGGCGTTACGGCAAATAAGGCCTTGGCAGATGGCGCCGAGCTAGCGACCAACAAAGGCATTCTCGTCAATGACGTCATGCAAACCAGCGACCCCTATATTTACGCGGTGGGCGAGTGCTCGGAACATGAGGGCAGAACCTATGGTTTAGTCGCACCTGGGTTTGAGCAAGTTACGGCTATGAGCACCCATGTCGCGGGCAACGCGCTGCCTTATACCGGTAGCAACACTAACATCAAATTGAAATTCGGCAGCCAATCGAGCGCCCTTATCGGTAAGGTCACCGATGCAGACTGCGAGACCTTTGTTTACGCAAATCGATTGAAAGGCATTTACCGTAAGCTGTTTCTCCACAATCAGGTGCTCGTGGGCTACATCTACATCGGCAACTGGATCGAACTAGCTCAACTACAGCAGGCGTACGCGGCTTGCACTCGGATTAAAACCAAAAGCCTCGAGCAATTCGAACAGACAGGGGTGCTATGGGACGATCCCAAACCCACCCACATTAAAGATCAGCCGGAAGAATATATCGTCTGCCTCTGTGAAAACGTCACTCGTGGCGCGCTAACCAAAGCCATGGAATCTGGTAACCGAACAATCGACAGTTTATGCAGCGCAACCAATGCCGGCGTTACCTGCGGGTCTTGTAAACCCTTGCTGGCAGAAATGCTTGATGCGCCCACACAAAATTTGGTGATGCGCCATTACAAATCCATTTACTGGTATTCCATTCTCGCCATCGCGCTGATGGTCGCAACGGTGCTGCTCAATCCCATCGGCATTGGCGAAAGCAGCCAGGTTAACTGGCAATTGGAAAAGCTCTGGTTCGATAATTTTTGGAAGCAAGTGAGCGGCTACAGCCTGCTTCTACTCAGCTTATTAGCTGCTGGGATATCCATTCGAAAGCGCTGGAAAAAACTCAATGTGGGCCATCTCGACGACTGGCGCTACGTTCACTCCATTATCGGTGTTATCGCATTGGTGATGTTGATGATCCATACCGGCATGCGCTTGGGGCACAATATGAACTTCGTGCTCATGGTGGTTTTTCTCTCGGCAACACTAACAGGCTCATTAGTAGGCGTGTTTATGGCTAGAAACCATCACTGGACCGACCTTAAGCTGCGCGAGCACCGCGCTTGGTGGTCGCGCGTACACTACACACTTTTATGGATGCTGCCAGCGCTGCTGAGTTACCACATACTGGCGGTTTACTATTTCTAA
- a CDS encoding cytochrome c3 family protein: MTNYNFRFWHYGLIITALLSGFLGYNLWLGDKRVFISGPPTHGHHQIEMACTSCHGEGFSDATVMQNACESCHLDALDKFSDTHPKSKFTDPRNAELLSHLDATQCVSCHREHKPEITRAYGVTLAKDFCAHCHQDIAEERDSHKDFGFETCTNSGCHNYHDNTALYENFLRKHANEPALGKKPKIPALTGLIEWTKKNKQTPALQQQDADAPLENSNQKIVSQWALSHHAIANVNCTQCHSQNENWQSKGTALTIDSCVECHIKQNESFKQGKHGMRLADRLSGQLSPMSPTLATLPMHKDAMQRVNTCVSCHDPHQPDLTFAATDACLACHNDEHSANFYNSKHGQLWRDSQNGLLPVEQAVSCATCHMPRLKKGKKVHAEHNQNANLQPNSKMIRSVCSHCHGVEFTLEALASEAQIQSNFSNSLEGHHSSMDLVRDRIEQRKKQ, translated from the coding sequence ATGACTAATTACAATTTCAGGTTTTGGCATTACGGGCTGATTATCACTGCGCTGCTTTCGGGATTTCTCGGTTACAACTTGTGGCTGGGCGACAAGCGCGTTTTTATTTCCGGCCCGCCCACGCACGGCCATCATCAAATAGAAATGGCCTGCACCAGCTGCCATGGCGAAGGCTTTTCCGACGCAACCGTTATGCAAAATGCCTGTGAATCTTGCCATTTGGATGCACTCGACAAGTTTAGCGACACCCACCCCAAGTCAAAATTCACCGACCCACGAAATGCCGAGTTACTGTCACACCTAGATGCCACCCAATGTGTGAGCTGCCATCGAGAGCACAAACCGGAAATCACCCGGGCTTACGGCGTCACCTTAGCAAAAGATTTTTGCGCTCACTGCCATCAAGATATCGCCGAAGAGCGCGACAGCCATAAAGACTTTGGTTTTGAAACCTGCACTAACTCTGGCTGTCACAACTATCACGACAACACCGCTCTGTACGAAAACTTCCTCCGCAAACATGCCAATGAACCTGCACTGGGTAAAAAGCCCAAAATCCCGGCGCTGACTGGTTTAATTGAGTGGACCAAGAAAAACAAACAAACCCCAGCTCTGCAACAACAAGACGCCGATGCGCCATTAGAAAATAGCAACCAAAAAATTGTTAGCCAGTGGGCACTGAGTCACCACGCCATTGCCAATGTTAACTGCACACAATGCCACAGCCAAAACGAAAACTGGCAATCGAAGGGCACCGCGTTAACCATCGATAGCTGTGTCGAGTGCCACATCAAACAAAATGAAAGTTTTAAACAGGGCAAACATGGCATGCGCCTAGCAGATAGGCTAAGTGGCCAACTTTCGCCCATGTCGCCGACACTGGCAACCTTACCTATGCATAAAGATGCAATGCAACGGGTTAACACGTGTGTCAGCTGCCACGATCCACATCAACCCGACTTAACCTTTGCCGCGACCGACGCCTGTTTAGCGTGTCATAACGACGAACATTCGGCGAATTTTTACAACTCGAAACACGGGCAACTCTGGCGCGATAGTCAAAACGGCCTCTTGCCAGTAGAGCAAGCCGTTAGCTGTGCAACCTGCCATATGCCACGCCTGAAAAAAGGCAAAAAGGTTCACGCTGAACACAACCAAAATGCCAATTTACAACCCAACAGTAAAATGATTCGCAGCGTTTGCAGTCATTGCCATGGTGTGGAATTTACACTCGAAGCGCTGGCCAGCGAAGCGCAAATACAATCGAATTTTTCCAATAGCCTAGAGGGCCATCACAGTAGCATGGACCTCGTGCGCGATAGGATCGAGCAACGAAAGAAGCAGTAA
- a CDS encoding Tll0287-like domain-containing protein encodes MNKQLLIASLAFASLSSGIAHAEITPQRMADAIYAVIASDRAVYTTQVVNRLQNEDEVITADEHWKEESALPLPAQMLRMGAEGVAKQNAGFTYALLSEWPINSQNSPKTPMEAQGLTFVRTNLGKNFYGTEELGGKKYFTAVYADMAVSEACTKCHNDHIDSPKTDFKLGDIMGGVVMRIPLD; translated from the coding sequence ATGAACAAGCAATTATTGATAGCCTCTCTTGCATTTGCCTCATTGAGTAGCGGCATAGCTCATGCAGAGATCACCCCGCAGCGCATGGCTGACGCCATCTACGCCGTCATCGCCTCAGATCGCGCTGTTTATACCACGCAAGTGGTCAATCGCCTGCAGAATGAAGACGAAGTCATCACTGCCGACGAGCACTGGAAAGAAGAATCTGCGCTACCGCTGCCCGCGCAAATGTTGCGCATGGGTGCCGAGGGCGTCGCCAAGCAGAACGCAGGCTTCACCTATGCGCTGCTATCAGAATGGCCCATCAACTCACAAAACTCGCCCAAAACCCCGATGGAAGCACAAGGGCTAACATTCGTTAGAACCAACCTGGGTAAAAACTTCTATGGCACTGAAGAGCTAGGCGGCAAGAAATACTTCACCGCCGTATACGCCGACATGGCCGTGTCTGAAGCCTGCACCAAATGCCACAACGATCATATCGACAGCCCTAAAACCGATTTCAAACTCGGCGATATTATGGGCGGCGTGGTCATGCGCATTCCGCTCGACTGA
- the nhaD gene encoding sodium:proton antiporter NhaD: MSMIIGLLAFVAFLMVVFEEVIHINKAKSTLFIGTLCWILAYLFPMHGSGPEQVSEQLNENLLEIATLWLFLMSAMTFVAYLNSKGFVSSLVQRILPNQLHERTLMVFLGGFAFVFSSFADNVTATLVSLAVITSLKIHVRKRLKYATLVVFAVNSGGVSLITGDVTTLMIFLAGKVSIPNLLLLIAPSLCGVVVLAAMMSVRMRGRIVFSGEHQPLESNDIVISGVFLATIFATLFLNAFFQIPPVLTFLFGLSCMFLVAQYLMRKKTNRNILNYIREIEFETLLFFLGVLLIVGMLKEIGTLNYLTGMYEVMAPQYANYLLGLSSALIDNVPLTAAVLKADVEMDLASWLSMTYATGVGGSMLIIGSAAGIIAMSKVKELNFISYLSMFGYLLVAYSVGYWLTFVLAHQVL; the protein is encoded by the coding sequence ATGAGTATGATTATAGGATTGTTGGCATTTGTTGCCTTTTTGATGGTGGTGTTCGAGGAGGTCATCCATATTAACAAGGCCAAATCCACCTTGTTTATTGGCACCTTGTGTTGGATTTTAGCTTATTTGTTTCCCATGCATGGCTCCGGCCCAGAGCAGGTATCGGAACAGTTGAATGAAAACCTACTCGAGATTGCCACGCTCTGGTTGTTTTTAATGTCGGCCATGACCTTTGTTGCTTACCTTAACAGCAAGGGCTTTGTTTCGAGTTTGGTGCAGCGGATTCTACCCAACCAGTTACATGAGCGCACCTTGATGGTGTTTCTGGGTGGCTTCGCCTTCGTGTTTTCGTCCTTTGCCGATAACGTCACGGCCACTTTGGTGTCTTTGGCGGTGATAACCAGTTTAAAAATTCATGTGCGCAAACGCCTCAAATACGCCACCTTGGTGGTCTTTGCCGTTAACAGTGGTGGCGTATCATTGATTACGGGCGATGTAACAACGCTGATGATTTTCCTAGCCGGTAAGGTAAGCATTCCCAACTTGCTGTTACTCATAGCACCGTCACTCTGCGGTGTGGTAGTACTGGCCGCGATGATGTCGGTACGCATGCGCGGCAGGATCGTTTTTAGCGGCGAACACCAGCCCTTGGAGTCCAACGATATTGTGATCTCTGGTGTATTCTTAGCGACAATTTTCGCTACGCTTTTTCTCAATGCCTTTTTTCAAATTCCACCGGTATTGACCTTTCTATTTGGTTTGAGCTGCATGTTCTTGGTGGCCCAGTATTTAATGCGCAAAAAAACCAACCGTAATATTTTGAACTATATTCGCGAAATTGAGTTTGAAACGCTGTTGTTTTTCTTAGGCGTTTTGCTCATCGTTGGTATGTTAAAGGAGATTGGCACCTTGAATTACCTGACCGGCATGTACGAAGTGATGGCGCCACAATACGCTAACTATTTGTTGGGCTTGTCGTCGGCCCTGATTGATAACGTGCCATTGACGGCGGCGGTGTTAAAGGCGGATGTCGAAATGGACCTAGCCAGTTGGCTATCTATGACTTACGCCACCGGCGTAGGTGGGTCAATGCTAATTATCGGCTCGGCGGCCGGTATTATTGCCATGAGTAAAGTGAAGGAGCTGAATTTCATTAGCTACTTATCGATGTTTGGCTATCTACTGGTTGCCTATTCTGTCGGCTATTGGCTGACCTTTGTGTTGGCGCACCAAGTGCTGTAA
- a CDS encoding DUF6491 family protein — protein sequence MAVVKNLFLLLSLSCLFNLAQAESNTKPDYHFEELKSVSSIRASDVNGWGRINDQVLVTGRTASRKYILVLARPDHDLAFSTALGVTSNAGRVAVKFDEVYAGNSTIRVGNRIMMIYEVKGSDAMKHARALFELRDCESQKNADCSSFTKAVEDTTVPAPKQGAAQ from the coding sequence ATGGCTGTTGTCAAAAATCTGTTTCTACTTTTAAGCCTCAGCTGCTTATTTAACTTAGCTCAAGCGGAATCAAACACTAAACCCGATTACCACTTCGAAGAACTGAAGTCTGTGAGCAGTATTCGAGCCTCTGACGTGAACGGCTGGGGTCGCATTAACGACCAAGTACTGGTGACAGGCCGAACCGCCTCGCGCAAATATATACTGGTACTGGCTCGGCCAGACCACGACCTCGCCTTTAGCACGGCACTAGGGGTAACCTCAAATGCCGGTCGAGTAGCCGTTAAATTCGACGAGGTTTACGCCGGCAATAGCACCATTCGGGTGGGCAACCGCATCATGATGATTTACGAAGTGAAAGGCAGCGACGCCATGAAACATGCTCGCGCACTGTTTGAGCTACGCGATTGCGAAAGCCAAAAAAATGCGGATTGTTCGAGCTTTACCAAGGCGGTAGAAGACACCACTGTGCCGGCACCGAAACAAGGAGCGGCACAATGA
- a CDS encoding glycine C-acetyltransferase, with product MYGKFQQHLQTQLQEIKEAGLYKSERFIEGPQGAMIAVNGGKKVLNLCANNYLGLAQHPEIQAACAEGLKTWGYGMASVRFICGTQQLHKTLEQKLSAFLGMEDTILYPSCFDANGGLFETLLTADDAIISDELNHASIIDGVRLCKAARYRYKNSDMADLEAQLIEADKNGARFKLISTDGVFSMDGYIANLQKLCDLAEKYNALVHVDDSHATGFVGDKGRGSPEHCGVMGRVDIITGTLGKALGGSSGGFTAARQEVVDMLRQRSRPYLFSNTVAPPVVAGAIKALELVQDDKLREQLKANTAYFRAGLEKHGFDLLPGEHAIVPVMLYDAKKAAALAEKMLELGVYVVAFSFPVVPKGKARIRTQMSAAITQQELDMAIDAFGKAKMALGF from the coding sequence ATGTACGGAAAATTTCAGCAACACTTACAAACTCAGCTGCAAGAAATTAAAGAAGCAGGTTTGTATAAAAGCGAGCGCTTCATTGAGGGCCCGCAGGGCGCGATGATTGCCGTTAATGGCGGAAAAAAAGTGCTCAACTTGTGCGCCAATAATTATTTAGGCTTGGCGCAACACCCGGAGATTCAAGCGGCCTGTGCCGAGGGCTTGAAAACTTGGGGTTACGGTATGGCGTCGGTGCGTTTTATTTGTGGCACCCAGCAATTGCATAAAACCCTAGAGCAAAAGCTCAGTGCTTTTTTGGGTATGGAAGACACCATTCTCTACCCCAGTTGCTTCGATGCCAACGGCGGTTTATTCGAGACGCTGCTGACCGCTGACGATGCGATTATTTCCGACGAGTTAAATCACGCTTCAATTATCGATGGTGTGCGCCTGTGCAAAGCGGCGCGTTATCGCTATAAAAACAGCGACATGGCAGACCTAGAGGCGCAGTTGATCGAAGCCGATAAAAACGGTGCTAGGTTTAAATTGATCAGCACCGACGGTGTGTTTTCCATGGATGGCTATATCGCCAACTTGCAAAAATTGTGTGATCTTGCGGAAAAATACAATGCACTGGTGCACGTGGACGATTCCCATGCCACGGGATTTGTCGGCGATAAAGGCCGCGGCAGTCCAGAGCATTGCGGCGTCATGGGGCGGGTGGATATTATCACTGGCACCCTCGGTAAAGCCTTGGGTGGTTCCAGTGGTGGCTTCACTGCCGCGCGCCAAGAAGTGGTAGACATGCTGCGCCAGCGCTCGCGCCCTTACTTATTTTCTAACACCGTAGCGCCGCCAGTGGTTGCTGGAGCTATCAAGGCGTTGGAATTGGTGCAAGACGATAAGCTGCGTGAACAACTTAAAGCTAACACGGCCTATTTCCGCGCCGGTCTGGAAAAGCACGGCTTCGATCTATTGCCGGGCGAGCACGCCATCGTACCGGTGATGTTATACGATGCTAAAAAAGCTGCCGCGCTGGCAGAAAAAATGCTCGAATTAGGTGTTTACGTGGTGGCTTTTTCTTTCCCTGTTGTGCCCAAAGGCAAGGCCCGCATTCGCACCCAAATGTCGGCGGCCATTACCCAGCAGGAATTGGATATGGCCATTGATGCCTTTGGTAAGGCGAAAATGGCCTTAGGCTTTTAA
- the tdh gene encoding L-threonine 3-dehydrogenase, whose protein sequence is MKALVKREAKVGLWLEDVPEPTVGPTDVLIKVKRTAICGTDLHIYKWDKWSQKTIKTPMVIGHEFVGEIVSVGSSVVDFEPGQIVSGEGHVVCGHCRNCMAGRRHLCNDTSGIGVNRAGAFAEYVALPAANVWEHRPGIDLDVAALFDPFGNAVHTALQWPLLGEDVLITGSGPIGAMAAAVCKHAGARHIVITDLNDSRLALAAKLGATRTVNVTQEKLEDVVKSLGMSEGFDVGLEMSGSPAAFNSMLDNMAHGGKISMLGIPAEDVAIDWNKVIFNMLTIKGIYGREMYETWYKMSVMVETGLDITPVITHRLHYTEFQKGFDAMIAGDAAKVILSWE, encoded by the coding sequence ATGAAAGCACTCGTTAAGCGCGAAGCCAAAGTCGGTTTATGGTTGGAAGATGTTCCTGAGCCCACAGTCGGCCCCACCGACGTGTTGATTAAGGTAAAACGCACTGCCATTTGCGGCACCGACCTGCATATTTATAAGTGGGATAAATGGTCGCAAAAAACCATTAAAACGCCCATGGTGATCGGCCACGAGTTTGTTGGCGAAATAGTCTCGGTGGGTTCTAGCGTAGTGGACTTCGAGCCCGGCCAAATTGTCTCGGGCGAGGGCCATGTGGTGTGTGGCCACTGTCGCAACTGTATGGCCGGGCGCCGTCATTTGTGCAACGACACCTCCGGTATTGGCGTTAATCGCGCCGGTGCTTTTGCCGAATATGTGGCACTGCCGGCGGCCAATGTGTGGGAGCATCGCCCTGGTATCGATCTCGACGTGGCGGCCTTGTTCGACCCCTTCGGCAACGCCGTACACACTGCCCTGCAATGGCCCTTATTGGGTGAAGATGTCTTGATTACCGGCAGTGGCCCCATTGGCGCCATGGCTGCAGCCGTGTGTAAACACGCAGGCGCACGCCACATTGTCATTACCGATTTAAACGATAGCCGTCTGGCGCTCGCCGCCAAGTTAGGCGCAACGCGCACAGTCAATGTCACCCAAGAAAAGTTGGAAGATGTGGTAAAAAGCTTGGGCATGAGTGAAGGCTTTGACGTGGGTTTAGAAATGTCTGGTAGCCCCGCGGCGTTTAACTCCATGCTCGACAACATGGCCCACGGTGGCAAGATCTCCATGCTCGGTATTCCGGCCGAAGACGTGGCCATTGATTGGAATAAAGTGATTTTTAATATGCTCACCATCAAAGGCATCTACGGCCGCGAAATGTACGAAACCTGGTACAAGATGAGCGTGATGGTGGAAACCGGTTTGGATATCACGCCGGTCATCACTCACCGTTTACATTACACCGAATTTCAAAAGGGCTTCGATGCCATGATCGCCGGCGATGCGGCGAAAGTGATTCTGAGTTGGGAATAA
- a CDS encoding helix-turn-helix domain-containing protein, which yields MSELEAKKMPDQTSVLEVARKDDGKFVEPLQLGKRLKEIRLANNLTLEEASRLTGLARSTLSKIENEQISPTFQAVQKLTAGLGIDIPQLFVPPQDGPTANGRRDITRKDEGTPHPTTTYEHELLCTQMRDKKMVPFKCTVRARSFDDFEDWVRHEGEEFMLVLSGVVEVYTEFYEPVKLSEGDSIYYDARMGHCLVSVSKADAVVLWVTSR from the coding sequence ATGAGCGAGTTGGAAGCCAAGAAAATGCCTGATCAAACCTCTGTGCTGGAAGTAGCCCGTAAAGACGACGGTAAATTTGTTGAGCCCTTGCAGCTGGGTAAGCGCCTTAAAGAGATTCGCTTGGCCAACAATTTGACCTTGGAAGAGGCCAGCCGGCTAACGGGTTTGGCGCGATCGACCCTATCAAAGATTGAAAATGAGCAAATCTCCCCCACCTTTCAGGCAGTGCAAAAGCTAACCGCCGGTTTGGGTATCGATATCCCGCAATTGTTCGTGCCGCCCCAAGATGGCCCCACGGCCAATGGCCGGCGCGACATTACTCGCAAGGACGAGGGCACGCCGCACCCAACCACCACCTATGAGCACGAGTTGTTGTGCACCCAAATGCGCGATAAAAAGATGGTGCCGTTTAAATGCACAGTGCGCGCGCGCAGCTTCGATGATTTTGAAGATTGGGTGCGGCACGAGGGCGAGGAGTTCATGTTGGTGCTGAGTGGCGTGGTAGAGGTTTACACAGAATTTTACGAACCGGTGAAACTTTCCGAGGGTGACTCCATCTATTATGACGCGCGCATGGGTCATTGTTTGGTATCTGTGTCTAAGGCCGATGCCGTGGTGCTATGGGTAACTAGCCGATAG